Genomic DNA from Halobaculum sp. CBA1158:
CGACGCCCAGCGGAACAGCCCGCATCCGGCGTTCCTGTGGGCCATCGTCGTGTTCCTCGCACCGCTGCTCGGACTCGTCCTGTACGTGCTGCTCGGCCGGCGCTGACCA
This window encodes:
- a CDS encoding PLDc N-terminal domain-containing protein codes for the protein MVPLQNAAGGLALLISLLFFALFIYMVYWTYTDAQRNSPHPAFLWAIVVFLAPLLGLVLYVLLGRR